DNA from Brassica napus cultivar Da-Ae chromosome C4, Da-Ae, whole genome shotgun sequence:
TAATTAGGGTGTGGTtaattaagtatatattttggttaagtagtttttggtttacttagtttttttttctggtttagttttgtaaaactaattttatttgtaaattgattttaattaataaatataattaaattttaattttaaatttggattagttttagttttaatctatattattGAAGTACCTTTTGGTATTGTTTGAAAACTTAGATAGTAGATAATGAAAGTTGTTTGAaggttgtttggaaacaagggtaacaaattaaatatcttttttatttacatatttagtcattgtatttctttctcatttacagattctgccgtttggaaacttggatagcagattaaatgagaattgtttagAAACACGgataacaaattaaatatttctttttatatacaCATTTAGCTATTacatttctttcttatttacaaatctaCCACTTcactaaaaatcaaaaatttaaattaattaattgtagttgaattgttattttttttgctgaaaataaaaagaaaaaaacaaattgtaaaaTATAGTACATATTAATCTGCTACaatacaattttcaagaaaaccaaatatcacaaaattaataataattcataaaaaccaaccgttaaaaattaaatcatttttaaataaataaacaaaaaaaatcaataggttcatatatgaatattacaattacatcaaattgcatcaaattataaaattataaatataatattacgtacaaataaaaaattattatcaaacatctatattataatataatatattctactctaaatatattttacaaaacataaaaatataaacagacattttataaaatcaatggtttataaatttacattgaacGCAAGTTAAATCTAACATCTGCGCGGAGacgcggatcaagatctagtttatattataattcaattgtgtaaattaaataaatataattttatagtattttacggtgctataaataaaaaatataatagcaATATACGATTGCTATTGTATAAGGATCTATCATAgcacaaaatataaattgataatcAATTTGTaacacaaaaatagttttattgttAAGTTAATAACATCATCTAAGTATTGCTATTGTATCTACGCATTTCGTAGCGTCAAAAAAATGCTATCGTATAAGGGGTACCTATGATAGCTACCGATGACATAGTATAATAGAAAACGCTATGAAAGCCCTACCATAACATTTTCGTGAGCTAAGAATgtacatatttcttgtagtggtgCTTTAAATATAAGATTCTATATACATATCATAAAAGATATTGCGTTTTGATAATTAGGTGATTTGTaaacaaatattaacaaaaaaatttaaataaaagtaataaataataccattttattaatataattcttTTTCTCCATATatcattctttttatttcactaactccattttatatttatacataccACATTCTTCTCCCATGActtctaaatttatatttactaaTGGATATTCTTgcttttacaaatatataaaataagaagGTAGAAAAATACACAATTGAATGTTCGCCGAATTTAAAAGTCCAAATGAAGAGCGAAGAAACGACCTTTGAATACGTATGcttattgttgacaaaaaaaaaagaatacgtatgcttatttttaatttcaacaaaactactaaaaaaatataagtttagTTATTTACAGATATAATGATATGTTCTTAGATTTGGTGTCAGATATCAAATTGCCATATTATAATATCGGCAAATAATGGAAATTTTGTCGTCAGCAAGATAGGAAAAAAGACGTTAATGGAAAATTCCAAAAGTTAAGACATCCAAAGAATCCAAATTTATCATGAACACCACTTTCTCCTGTGACAATTTCAGTTACGCCAATGTCTTACCTGACGTCCGGAACAGCACGGAACTCCAAAATCCAAATACTTCAAACACCCTAACTTGAACTTAAGATACCATTCCATTTTAAGTTACAACCTTCTATAacgttttattaaaataaaaacctattgttcaaagttttatttttaaacaatactatgtctttatatttttgattacacagacatacatatatatatatattgttcctAGGAtagacttaaattttttttatcacaaatatagacattaaaaataaaaatgaccaaaatagacttaaatgttttatcaaaagaattaaatatacaattatactctatggttaattaatttagacattagggtttagagttaagcggtgggttttaaggtttatggtttaggatttaaaatttagggtttagggtttagagttgagaagtggagttttggggatatgatttaaattttaaaaattaaaattttcaaaataaaaaatgttattttggtcattttaatttttagagtctatttttgtgacaaaaacttaaaaaaatgtatttgaaagaattctcctatataatatatatatataattacattttttaataatacCTTTATTATAAACCAAAACAGTACATCCGATCAGGATTGTTGCCCTGTTTACTCAAAAATGAATTTCCACTAGAAAGGCTTACAAATATTAGGTAAAAAAAAACTCGATCTGCAGGTTAGCGGTCAAACGGTGCGGGTTGCTTGGGTTACTCCGCAAATCCAGCTTTAACTATTAGAAAGCAAAAGTCAAGTGAAAAACGGTAGTAAAGGCAGCTCCAACCAACCATAACACCATATTTTGtcttatgtttttcatttctaatCTTAATACTAAAAGTTacaacaaaaaagtattttatatatttatttgtaatcGATTAATTATCACTTAATAGATAacttaaaagaattttaaaaaaaaaaaaaaattagattatgctttaaaacttattttagcATATTgagtttataactttaaatatatatatatatatatatataatatttcaatcatattatatataaaaaatttagctAAAGATGTTAAATACTTAAATACTTATTTAACTGTATTATgacatgaaaataaatttatatttaatgttaattattgcggaaaataaaattaaaatataaaatagtgtgatatatttatttttacaaaacttttaaaattattaataccaatttaatctattaaattaaTTCCAAAATCATATTAAAGATAGTTTGAAAATcatattaagaaataaaaatggtGTATAATTTTGCAAAAGAGAGGCAAAATAATAGAGATTCATCATTCCAAGATTATAATATTCTAAGTCTACATAAGTTTGAATTGTACCAAGTCTAATATTAAGAGATGCCAATTTGTCCATTTTGATATCAAATTTGCCAGACATCCTTTTTTGTATTCAACCATTTCCCAGACATCCTACGTTTGATGTGTATACTTTATGTTATTCTGTCTATTTCACAAAAAATGTCACTTAAACGTATTTCACgtagattaataaaataataaaatacactaatatactttatttattatacaactattcaaataaaaataatttaactaaacatttattagatatttaaaaagataaaaaaagatttaatatttaaattttacattagAAATGTAGaataatactttttgaaacaaaataaagtaattttttatcaaacagGAAAATAGAAAGTAATTCGAAATAAGTATGGAAAGCAACTCGATAAAATCCATAAGAGCATCTCTAACTCAATTCGATGTTTTACTGTAAAATGAGTGGGAAATAGAATaatgaataaacaaaaatgGTTATTCCATACAAAAAGTGGTTATGATCTATTTTTTATGcaaatttttggtaaaatacAGAGTGGAGTTAAAGATGCTTTGACACACTGTAGTACACCGAAAAGGAGTTGGCTATCGATTAAATCATTTAAATGCATTTGTTTTGCTGTTATTCGAGAAAAAAAGCAAGCAAAACGATGACGAAAATGATTTATGTTAGGCCGATAGCTATAAAACGCAAAAATACAGCACATTATTAGCCAAACATTGCACGATTCTAAGTTATATCATCATGTGAGTGGTCAAGGATTACTTGATGGTTCAATATCCACCtctaaatttactaaaataatagtgTTTTTCCACTAGAAGTATGTGTattctataaaaatatagtttgtcttataaaaacaaaaaaaagttcagaacaattcaaatattttgttgaaGCTGGCTAATAATAATTACTAATTGTGAAGCCTCAGATTAGGTCAATAATCTTACACATGTTATATGtctgaaatttaatcaataataaatactaggataagacttACGCCTTGCGCATggtgaatttatatgaaaattagttataaatatcgtatagaaaaataaaatttatattcttgattgaattaatattttttggcccttaaacaatatttttaatttttttttgttaattacataatttgtttactgatgagctgatcctatttttaaaaatatcttaggTCAAAAATCATTTATCGTATAAGAACCTAATGTTTACGCCGAATAATCTCAgacctactatttggttacaatgaaactatgtcaagtcggttttatatcatgatttaacaattgaaaagttaattatggttataagaagtttacgttcacgtgctaatcctatctatcttcaatatttttctcatttttgtattgtttttttcattttggttactGCTCGAtacaaatattgatttttgagtttattctcatttcgttattttttttttggcctgagatttagaaaatggttaagatttaaaattattaaaaaaatacatacgtAGGTTAAGATCCGAgccttgtgcagaataaatatcttatatttatttctttttatgttttttttgcatatgaaataataaaataataattatatattaaataactaaaaaatcagttactattatgtaataaataggaatgcacatataaatcaaacgacctctcttgtttattcaaaatcattttaggataaataaatcaaaactatcaattttatctatcgtatatgatatataattaatattaaattatattaacatagatatataatatacttttaatatgggtatttattaaatgaagtttctacttatatgattttatgattatttgcatatttgtgtaccaaaattttacaccaacgatttttttaatgtgaaatgtttagtggtttcaataatttataatcatttaaaaaaaaaatgaaaatttcaaaattaaaaaattaacttattaatatatgttcagcgcagatatcaaaatataagtacgtatttttcatattgtatagtttaatttaaacgatatgaaatatatatacatatattaacataaacacctattaaaataaaattatttattcatatgatttaataatcattgtatcttattacagaaatttttttaaaccttGATCATAAAAGTTtgtgtgagatttttaacagttttaataatttatactcgttttgaaaaattcaaaatacaacaaatacaaaaaaaatctaaatttttattatatgattagtgtaattgtgtaatttattttaataataaataattaaacaaaaataatagaaattaataaatctttattattcaaaatcattaattatcgtatatatcttaatcacattaggtaattctgtaggttttatttaaagaaatactgtataataatttcaattttataaatgaatggttcataatggacatactatataatataacattctctatcaatttaattttagaCTAGCAAAATTCGAAATTGATTCTCAAGCCGCCGTGTAAGCAAAATTAACATTCAAATTGCGTGACAACTCAGCATGACACTTTTTAATTAGTAGAAACTAaaagttataactttttaaatgtttctctattaatatatagtggattctcttttaaaaaaaaatgtcatattgacatttttattacagaaaaagttattttaaaatttcaatgaatttataactattttaaacataatattagtTATAATTACAATGATTTTACAAATAACTTTATTTCTCAAATAttgtttattaaatatatttaattaataaaaacatatatatatttcaatcatatttttaatgtacgtgaaaagtattaaaatgataatttttgcATAACGAACTGTCATATTTTGTTAAATACGGCCAATAAttctaaaatatgtatacaattttattttacttttcatttagTTATGTTTTAAATGGATTTCATCTCCAGATTATTAAATTACGCCACCGTCGTAAAATAGAAAAAAGCTTATACTAAGTTTAAAAATCACTATTCATTGACGAGATTTGAATtccttttttttggtcaaaatgaTTTTAGAAATTTCTTATGGCTATCTTTTTCTTATCCTTTAtggttatttaattatttttctcttGTTTACGCAAAATTGAATTTCTCTACCTTGTACAGAacatatcttttatatataaagattatagTTTTTCATCGCTATTTATCTCTCACCACAGAATTACTTAAGAAATGGTGTCTGCACTTAACGTCATCGACGTGTCACGAGTCACCCCTTCTGACTCACCCGAGCCATTCACTCTCTCGCTCACTTTCTTCGATCTTCTCTGGTACAAACTCCACCCTGTCCAACGAGTCATCTTCTACCGACTCGCTGACGCAACTCGACCTTTCTTCGACTCAGTCATCGTGCCCAATCTCAAGTCCTCTCTTTCCTCATCCCTCTCTCACTACCTCCCACTCGCCGGAAAACTCGTCTGGGACTCACTCGACAAAAAGCCTAGCCTTAAATATTCCCAAAACGACGCCGTTTCATTCACTGTGGCTGAGTCGAACGCAGAATTCTCACTCTTAACCGGTAACAAACCGTTCCCCACCACCGAGTTGTACCCACTGGTGCCCGAGTTACAAGTCTCCGACGAGTCAGCCTCAGCCGTATCGTTTCAAGTCACGCTTTTTCCAAACCAAGGGTTTTGCATCGGCGTAACCGCACACCATGCCGTCTTAGATGGGAAAACGACAACCATGTTTCTCAAATTCTGGGCCAACACATGCAAACGCCAACAAGACCAAACGGTGAACGCTTCCGTATCGCAGGATTTAATCCCGATTTACGATCGTACGGTCATAAAAGCTCCGGGCGATATCGAAACGAAGATTATGAATCAGTTGAGTTCCTTCTTCAAAATGGTCTCCGGCGGCAAAGAACCAGAGAACCCGCGGAGCTTAAAGATTCTTCCGTCGCAGGAGCTTAGTCCCGACGTCGTCCGATTCACTCTCGATCTCACTCGTGAGGATATCCAAACGCTTCGAGAGCGACTCAAGAGAGAATCTTCTGCTTCCTCGTCACCTAAAGAGCTTCGATTGTCGACGTTTGTGGTTACGTTCTCGTACGCGTTTACTTGTTTGGTCAGAGCTCGTGGCGGAGATCCGAACAGACCAGTCGGGTACGGGTTCGCGGTGGATTGTCGGAGCCTTCTTGACCCGCCGGTTCCGTCGAATTACTTCGGGAACTGCGTGTCGGCGTCGCTTGGAATGCCGTTAACGGCGGAGACGTTTATGGGTGAAGAAGGGTTCTTGAGTGCTGCGAGGATGGTTAGTGATTCGGTTGATGGATTGGATGAAACGGTGGCGTTGAAGCTTCCGGAGATTATGGGAGCGTTTATGAGTAGTCTTCCACCAGGAGCGCAGCTTTTATCTGTTGCCGGGTCGACCCGGTTTGGAGTGTACGAGTTGGATTTCGGGTGGGGCAAACCGCAGAGAGTTGTGATTGTGTCGATCGATCAAGGTGAAGCGATATCTATGGCGGAGGGTAGAGATGGGAATGGTGGTGTGGAGATTGGCTTCTCGCtcaagaaacatgaaatggaGTCTTTGATTGATTTGCTTCATCAGGgtttaaaaagttaaatcacttttccttttctttttcttttgccaAGGAGTTGAGTAATAAAATAATCTGAAACTGAGTTTGTGTTTCAGTAATAACAGTTGTGATTAGATTAATCTATTCATCTCTCCTTTCTTCAAAGAAGTCATCTTCTCAAATACGTGAAGGAAAATATAGCAAATTGAACTTTTATCTCGAAGGCGATGGAATGCAAGTGGAATCTTAATCCTAGCAGTAAATCACAGTTTAAGAAAACAGTTGTGTTCCCCTTAAAAGTCGCATGTGTTTGAACGAGTGTTGAATTTTTGTTGTGCTGTGATTTTCAGGGTTTGAGCTTGTACAACTAATATCAGTTGTGATTTGTTGTAATATAAATTTTGGCATATGAATTTAaatccaataaaaaaatttgtttggaagTGCATGGATGCAAATCTTAATTGCAGCAAAATCTTCATAGTCAACAAAAACATATTGAAATTCTATACAGGAGAACTTgacgaactttttttttttttacttctcatattattttaatgtaaatGGATAACACAAATAGTCATTCAAGCGGAAATTTGTACTTATACAAAGAACATTAAATTTTCATCATAAGATTTGTCTGATAGTTTATAACTGATAAGCTTGGTCTTACCAGAGAAGCTCCTAAGGTCAAACTGACATTTGAAGATTCTTCCAGCAAATCTCCATTTGGTGTCAACATCAATCTAGAAGTGAAAATTGAGAACTGCATTGTCCCCGTTAATTTTCATGTGTTGGAGATGAGAAGCTCATCGATGCCTCCTTTCCTTGGAAAATATTTTCTGGCTACAGCAGGAGCAGTGTTGACATGCATAAAGGAAATATCTCATTTTCCAACATTGCTGAGGATGTCTTCTACAAAGTAGTGCCAGCACAAAGAGGTATTCATCTAGCTACGTACATTATGATATCTGATGAACTTTTGTCTGTAACTGTTTCTCAGATATACTAAAGTGATAAGAACAATGTCAAAGAAGTTTAAGATGGAGACATTGGGATACAATTTCATAAGTCTGGGTgatagaaaaagaagaagacgaagacaaAAAGGATCAAGGACTATCTTCATTTGACACTGGTTCCTTAGGGCTTCTCATATGGCGTCATTGGGTACAAGGTGCACAATAGAGGCTTATCACTACCATTCACGAAAGTTAGAGCTATTTTTCACTTCAGACTGAAAGACAAAGGAAATGATTTTGTGAAGCTACTAGACATTGAGAATTGTTAGCAAGTTCCCAATCTCATCTCTGGACTAACTGATCTTCAAAGTGGAGCTAATGACTTTAAACAAGCGCTTGGCAGAAGGCAATCCACTGCCAAGTTTTTAGGATTAAAAAAAGTTTGTGTCATAGAGTATCTAGTGTGGGTTGATACCATCTTGGTGTTGGTCGACAACCACCCACCCTTGGAGTGACGATCGACACCCACAAGTATCAGTTGACACTCATCTTCGTTCTCAGGTAATACTCTATTTTCTTGgcttttatttggttttctttgtttttggatGACAAAATTGGACCATAACACTAGGGACAATGTTGTTTAAGTCTGAGAGATGTATTTATTGACATTGTGTTCTGTTTTTAGTGTCAATTGTGCCGttttattgaatcaaaataAAGTCAGTTGGGAACTATGAGATTTTCTTGGAACTAATCACCTAACTATTTAAGTAGCACCATTTTTCGAGTTATTGACTTCATGACATattacatgaaaaaaaaaaacaaattggatTGATCGGCCGATAACATTCATGCTTGTGAGAGTGTCTGAAGGATCCAAAACTAGCCTCCAACATTAATCAACTTCAATCTCTCATCTTGGGGCTTAATATACACTGGATCAGATTCCTCGTTTAGATCTGAAAAATATGTCTATGTGAGTAtagttctcttctctcttccattcaataaaaaactgaaagaaaagaaaagattgaGATGATTTCCTTTGGAGTGAAGGGGTTGGAAAATTTCCAATGACCCCACAATTTTATACTGAATGGATGGTCACACAAAGCTGGAAGCAAGGGATAGGAATATTTCTTGTGACCTCATTTCTCTCCTACACTTGCAGAgcatgaaaaagaaagaaaaataagaaaaaaaatgagaaaagtgAGAAAACAGAGAGGAAAAGAAACAGACTAATACAGTTGTGAGATCAGAATCCTGAATTGGTAAGATTCCATGTGTCATTTGATCGATATTCCCTCGATGAGACTGCACATAAGGTTATTAAATGAGGTAAGTGGTGGTAAATTTGGATGCTTCTTATGAGTTGTGGGCTAGAAATGGTTTGGTTTCTAAACAGAGGCCAAGTACATTGAAGTACCTTATAAGGTTGGTATCATTTGTTGTGGCTTGCAACATGTAATGGTGAAAGTGTGTATTCTAAAGAATATGTGAGTTCATGCGTTTTCAAACATCTTTCACAGGTTTAGACTATGTTTTGCTTGACGGTAAGCAAATGATAAGTTTGGGGAAGTTTATATATCATGGTTTCCATTGGTTTTGACCATGATCTAAATCCTTATTTAGAgtctatattatataattggAGTCTATTTTAGACTCTAAATAAGTCTAGGTAAATTTTGGAGTACTTTGTAGATTCTGAAGCAGTTTGGATGATCAAGAGAAGTGAAGCTGAAAACGGCAAGTTAGAGTCGTGATCTCTCCATGTTGTCGAGCGACACCATGAAGTGTGTTGGTCGACACCCACCCTTACCAAAGAAACCAATGTTGATTTATGAagtttcaaaatatttcaaaaaggCACAAACGtgttttagtattatatattatattctaagTCATTGTTTAGAATACACCTTAATTTTAGATTTGGAGAGACAAGTCAGTACTCTTTTAGAGATTTTTTCTTGAACTCATGTATCtcttactttattttatttatgcagTTTATTCAGACTTTGATTTTGTATTCCTTGATCATGTCTGAGTAGACCGCCAATTAGATTTAAGGGTTTTCAAAGAATTGATAAATGGTCAGAATGAGTTGTTAtggtttatcttttattattcatcctgattgttcttaatgcttaaTTTGGATTGACAATATCTTGATCATAGAATTTTTAGTAGATGTGAAAGCATTATTGATTGCATGAATTAATCCTCATGAGCTAAATATTCGCAAAGAAATTTTGTTTAGGGATTTAGTGAACATATTAAACCTGATCTTAATGCTTGTCTGAattgtttgaatttgaaaagtaAATATGGGATTCTAGGATCTAGACATAGATAGTTTCTGAAGTGAAAGTTGTTTGACTTCATTGCTATGGTTTGAGTTTTGGAATTGTGCTTCATAAACTCTGATAATTTTCTTATTGATTTCCCTTGATCTAGCACTTTCTTCCATTGCTTATAACTGTTgttatttacttcttttttattGCTTTCAATTTTTGGTGTAGCTTAATCTGATAACCAAAGTTTATTGATGATCCCAATCCATGTTTATTTGACCCCTAAGTATTACAACTAACGCTTTAAAATTACAGAGTTTCTCTTAGGGTAAATTTGAGTATATTAAGAAAGATAGATGTTtcatatgtgttttttttttgtttccgaAGTATCTTGGCATGAAGGCTGTGTTTAGCCGTATAGCCGAGGGTATTGCAGATCGAGGGTTAGACCATGCCAATTCCGTGTAAGCGTTAAGGTCATGTTTAGAATCATGCTTAAAGATGTGCCGATTTTTTGTTTGGGCTTTAAGGAATTTTTCCAACGGCCATAGAGTTTAATTCGGGAGCTTAGACAAAGTATGCATGCGTTTTGGCGTTGAATCAGGCCGATATAGTAGAAAATAATTATGCACTTTAGGTTTTGATCATACGATGAGTGTTTCATATAATCTTTCCTTTAGTCACATAAAAGTTGTTTTCTTATAACTTTGTCTTTAGTCATCACTGAGAAAGAAGAAGCCTACAGAGCTTGACGCTGAATCCATTTGGTGTAATTCGAATGATAGTGGTCTGCTCGTCGTAATGGAAAGGAGCGTGAGGCCAAGGCCAATGAGCCGCATGGCTGAGGGATGATCTTCTCTCCACGCTGCatattattagggttttgaaAATCTTTTTGAAAGATGAATCATATTGCTTTGTTTTTAActatacaaaaatcatgttacaaATTTCTTCGTAATACCCGTTCCATTTTtccaaaatttgtttttgcatAACTTGGTCTAGCTGAAGGATATTTCATGTAAGTTTTACGCGGAAAGCTTTGAATAGCGTTT
Protein-coding regions in this window:
- the LOC106426576 gene encoding phenolic glucoside malonyltransferase 1-like; the protein is MVSALNVIDVSRVTPSDSPEPFTLSLTFFDLLWYKLHPVQRVIFYRLADATRPFFDSVIVPNLKSSLSSSLSHYLPLAGKLVWDSLDKKPSLKYSQNDAVSFTVAESNAEFSLLTGNKPFPTTELYPLVPELQVSDESASAVSFQVTLFPNQGFCIGVTAHHAVLDGKTTTMFLKFWANTCKRQQDQTVNASVSQDLIPIYDRTVIKAPGDIETKIMNQLSSFFKMVSGGKEPENPRSLKILPSQELSPDVVRFTLDLTREDIQTLRERLKRESSASSSPKELRLSTFVVTFSYAFTCLVRARGGDPNRPVGYGFAVDCRSLLDPPVPSNYFGNCVSASLGMPLTAETFMGEEGFLSAARMVSDSVDGLDETVALKLPEIMGAFMSSLPPGAQLLSVAGSTRFGVYELDFGWGKPQRVVIVSIDQGEAISMAEGRDGNGGVEIGFSLKKHEMESLIDLLHQGLKS